The following proteins come from a genomic window of Nicotiana tomentosiformis chromosome 12, ASM39032v3, whole genome shotgun sequence:
- the LOC138902615 gene encoding uncharacterized protein — protein sequence MKSFIVKTDERLDAHGSAIKELGTGLRNLEKQVGQIATVLSEKILGTLPVDTEINPKEMINAVTLRNGQVLKDPTPFQKEVVPEKEVEEQLKNEVNKKKKGNKGVEKKKKEEISRREESNESEHMPALPFPQKLYREKLDKQFERFLEMLRQVNLNLPFTEVLSQIPAYAKFLKEILTTKRKIEETSVVKLTEHCNAILQNKLPYKCGDPRSFTIPCSLGTLNFEKSLYDSGASINLIPLSIYKKMENELGEIRFHCGEDGGEQKGPPYFRKTILSYGQRNIRHT from the exons ATGAAgtccttcattgtcaagacagatgagagattagatgctcatggttcagCTATCAAGGAACTTGGCACTGGTTTGCGAAAtttggagaagcaagtgggacaaattgcaactgTATTGTCTGAGAAAATCCTAGGTACTCTACCAGTTGACACTGAAATAAACCCCAAAGAAATGATAAATGCTGTGACCTTGAGAaatgggcaagtgttgaaagatcccactccaTTCCAAAAAGAAGTGGTACCTGAAAAAGAAGTTGAGGAGCAGCTGAAAAATGAAgttaataagaagaagaaaggtaaTAAAGGagttgagaaaaagaagaaggaggaaatttcaagaagggaggaatctaatgagagcgagcacatgcctgctctaccttttccccaaaagctgtatagagaaaagctggacaagcagtttgagagattctTAGAGATGCTGAGACAGGTTAATTTAAACTTGCCATTCacagaagttctctcacaaataccagcttatgccaaattcttgaaggagatccttacaacgaagaggaagatagaagagacctcagtggtcaagctcaccgAGCATTGCAACgcaatattgcaaaataaactcccatatAAGTGTGGAGATCcgaggagttttactataccttgctcattaggcactcttaattttgagAAGTCTTTatatgattctggtgcctcaattaatttaatccCTTTGTCTATTTACAAGAAGATGGAGaatgagcttggagagataag gtTTCATTGTGGTGAAGATGGAGGTGAACAAAAAGGTCCCCCTTattttaggaagaccattcttagctacGGGCAGAGAAATATTAGACATACATGA